One segment of Tepidimicrobium xylanilyticum DNA contains the following:
- a CDS encoding LTA synthase family protein, whose translation MLSLLLALKILLFMNITRVKHNRALVFLISLLVILFCYSFIYLRNNRNKYRLGFLFYTIVSLIMFVDVVYYSYFNTLPSIKMLKQVGQVPAVGDSVKTLLSFRNILFLLDLPLVYFYSRRKRNSRRFNRYISWGIPGGIALVLILLLTILSKIGLFGPVTNQELFTYHAKDIKKTIMKEDITNIETLTITDIAELKKRSEFVEGKYTGLGKGKNLIVIQVESLQNFVIDHFHEGQEVTPNLNRLIREEGSLYFNNYYQQLGRGNTSDAEFVTHNSLYPSMEEPTYTQYVDNTFYGLPWILRDNGYIAWAFHGYKKDFWNRDKAYLNQGFQRFVSEEDYDLTETIGFGLTDVEFFKQSMGYLKELDGLDDKPFYAFMITLTSHNPFKMPEKYKYLNIKAEYEDTLLGNYLQAIHYTDKAIGQFIEDLKREGLYDNSILVIYGDHFAINSLNKDDQKLMTDYLGYPYDLDEMLKIPLIIHIPSLEANETITRIGSALDFLPTMLNIMGYKNEKGLMFGVDLINYEGENFVAPQTYALKGSIITDEILLEMSRDGIFENSRVYNIKTRELLNPLDFIEKHKMVIEEINKSEYILKADFFAQ comes from the coding sequence ATGTTATCGCTATTGTTAGCTCTGAAGATATTATTATTCATGAACATAACCAGGGTAAAACACAATAGAGCTTTAGTCTTCTTAATCAGCCTATTGGTAATTCTATTTTGTTATTCCTTCATCTATTTGAGGAACAACAGGAATAAATACAGATTAGGGTTCCTATTCTATACAATAGTATCCTTAATCATGTTTGTGGATGTGGTATACTATAGCTATTTCAATACTTTGCCCTCAATCAAGATGCTTAAGCAGGTAGGTCAGGTTCCAGCAGTAGGAGATAGCGTTAAAACCTTGTTATCCTTTAGGAACATACTTTTTTTATTAGATTTACCCCTAGTTTACTTCTATTCACGAAGGAAAAGGAATAGCAGAAGATTTAATAGATATATAAGCTGGGGAATTCCTGGAGGAATAGCTCTAGTTCTAATCCTTTTGCTAACCATATTAAGCAAGATAGGCCTATTCGGGCCTGTAACCAACCAAGAATTATTCACCTACCATGCTAAGGATATTAAGAAGACTATAATGAAGGAAGATATAACCAATATAGAGACTTTGACTATAACGGATATAGCTGAACTTAAAAAGCGATCGGAATTTGTGGAAGGAAAGTACACAGGTTTAGGGAAAGGGAAAAATTTAATAGTAATCCAAGTTGAATCCTTGCAGAATTTTGTAATAGACCATTTCCATGAAGGGCAGGAAGTAACCCCCAACCTAAATAGGCTTATTAGAGAAGAGGGAAGCCTCTACTTTAATAACTATTATCAGCAATTGGGAAGGGGGAATACTTCCGATGCAGAATTCGTAACCCATAATTCCCTATATCCATCTATGGAGGAACCTACCTATACCCAATATGTGGACAATACCTTTTATGGACTTCCCTGGATTCTAAGGGATAATGGATATATTGCTTGGGCATTTCATGGATATAAAAAGGATTTCTGGAATCGGGACAAGGCCTATCTAAATCAAGGTTTCCAAAGGTTCGTATCTGAAGAGGACTATGATTTAACGGAAACCATTGGCTTTGGACTCACTGATGTTGAGTTTTTTAAACAATCTATGGGTTATTTAAAGGAATTAGATGGATTAGATGATAAGCCCTTCTATGCTTTTATGATCACATTAACTAGCCACAATCCCTTTAAAATGCCTGAAAAGTATAAGTACCTGAATATCAAAGCTGAATATGAGGACACCTTACTAGGGAATTACCTTCAAGCTATCCACTATACCGATAAGGCCATAGGTCAGTTTATCGAGGATTTAAAAAGAGAAGGGCTGTATGATAATTCGATATTGGTCATATACGGAGATCATTTTGCTATAAATAGCCTTAACAAAGATGACCAAAAGCTGATGACCGATTATCTAGGTTACCCTTACGATTTGGATGAAATGTTAAAGATCCCTTTGATAATCCATATACCAAGTCTTGAAGCTAATGAAACCATAACTAGAATAGGCAGTGCATTAGACTTTCTGCCTACTATGTTAAATATTATGGGCTATAAAAACGAAAAAGGTCTAATGTTTGGTGTAGATTTAATCAATTATGAGGGGGAAAACTTTGTAGCTCCCCAAACCTATGCCTTAAAAGGCTCTATAATAACTGATGAAATATTGCTAGAGATGTCAAGAGACGGTATATTCGAAAACAGTCGAGTATATAACATAAAAACAAGAGAACTCCTTAACCCACTAGACTTCATAGAAAAGCATAAAATGGTAATAGAAGAAATAAACAAATCTGAGTATATACTAAAAGCAGATTTTTTTGCACAATAA
- a CDS encoding QueT transporter family protein, with amino-acid sequence MKNKTYKLVKAGIIAALYVILTYALPSLAYGPIQFRISEILTLLAYMDPFYIGPLTLGCAIANIGSPFGLIDIIFGTLASFLALNCMSRTKNIFLASLWPSIFSFIVGLEIWFLSDTPVNFFLVTGQIMLSQFIVVSVIGVPIFKLIERNHYLTNMIKE; translated from the coding sequence ATGAAAAATAAAACGTACAAATTAGTAAAAGCAGGTATTATTGCAGCATTATATGTAATTCTAACCTATGCTTTGCCCTCTTTGGCTTATGGACCAATTCAATTTAGGATTTCTGAAATACTAACCCTATTAGCGTATATGGATCCATTTTACATAGGTCCCTTGACTTTAGGATGTGCCATAGCTAATATAGGAAGCCCTTTTGGACTAATAGATATTATATTTGGGACATTGGCTAGCTTTTTAGCCCTTAACTGTATGAGTAGAACAAAAAATATATTCCTAGCCAGTCTCTGGCCATCTATATTCAGCTTTATAGTAGGTTTAGAAATTTGGTTTTTATCAGATACTCCTGTAAACTTTTTTTTAGTTACAGGCCAGATAATGCTTTCTCAATTTATAGTAGTATCTGTAATAGGAGTACCAATATTTAAACTTATAGAAAGAAATCACTATCTTACCAATATGATAAAAGAATAG
- a CDS encoding S-layer homology domain-containing protein, with amino-acid sequence MKKVLVFILIGLIIFPNVSIAANQHVMENKDLNEKMTRKELATIGVRLKDLENLVQFYEDKNIFPDVKGWATPYINLAYSFDIMKGTTNDKFEPDANVTYIEFLTVIMRVMGYVDGIDFVKYPEDYYNKALELGLANMYIPYDQTITRGFAYDIITELLTKH; translated from the coding sequence ATGAAGAAAGTTTTGGTTTTCATATTAATTGGTTTAATTATATTTCCGAATGTCAGCATAGCTGCTAATCAGCATGTAATGGAAAATAAGGATTTAAATGAGAAAATGACAAGAAAGGAATTAGCCACTATAGGAGTGCGGTTAAAGGACTTGGAAAATTTAGTTCAATTTTATGAGGATAAAAATATCTTCCCCGATGTTAAAGGCTGGGCCACTCCTTACATTAATTTGGCATATAGTTTCGATATTATGAAGGGCACTACTAATGATAAATTTGAACCCGATGCCAATGTAACCTATATAGAATTTTTAACCGTAATAATGCGGGTAATGGGCTATGTAGATGGAATCGACTTTGTTAAATACCCTGAGGATTATTATAATAAGGCTTTGGAGCTTGGACTGGCAAATATGTATATTCCATATGATCAAACTATAACCAGAGGATTTGCTTATGATATAATTACTGAATTGCTTACTAAACATTAG
- a CDS encoding radical SAM protein: MITLIRYSKILEKNPREIVLLKSHPCHWGRCLFCDYIHDNEKDDYYINEINKEVLKNITGEFKQLEVINSASVFQLPKETLEEIKNIVNSKGIERLYFESHYHYRHRLNEIRDYFKGIDIVFKCGIETFDDVFRNNYLNKGVYFKDYKEVAKYFESICLLVGIKGQTKEMIKRDIDILKEHFKYGCINIYIENTTPVKGDQELIQWFKENYSYLEEYDNIEILWNNTDFGVGGNEDEK; encoded by the coding sequence GTGATAACATTGATTAGGTACAGTAAAATATTAGAGAAGAATCCAAGGGAGATTGTGCTTTTAAAATCACATCCTTGCCATTGGGGACGATGTTTGTTTTGCGACTATATTCACGACAATGAGAAAGATGATTATTATATAAATGAAATCAATAAAGAAGTATTGAAGAACATAACAGGGGAGTTTAAGCAATTAGAGGTCATAAATTCCGCTTCTGTATTTCAACTGCCAAAGGAAACCCTTGAAGAAATAAAAAACATTGTCAATTCGAAAGGAATAGAAAGGCTGTATTTTGAGAGCCATTACCACTATAGACATAGGCTTAATGAAATAAGGGATTACTTTAAAGGGATAGATATTGTATTTAAATGTGGAATTGAAACCTTTGATGATGTTTTTAGAAACAACTATCTAAACAAAGGAGTATATTTTAAAGATTATAAGGAAGTAGCAAAGTATTTTGAATCCATATGCTTATTGGTGGGAATAAAGGGACAAACCAAGGAGATGATTAAGAGGGATATAGACATATTAAAAGAACATTTTAAATATGGTTGTATAAATATTTATATTGAAAATACTACTCCTGTAAAAGGGGACCAAGAGTTAATTCAGTGGTTTAAAGAAAACTACTCATACCTAGAGGAATATGACAATATAGAAATTCTATGGAACAATACTGATTTTGGGGTAGGAGGCAATGAAGATGAAAAATAA